Proteins co-encoded in one Puntigrus tetrazona isolate hp1 chromosome 20, ASM1883169v1, whole genome shotgun sequence genomic window:
- the LOC122325494 gene encoding uronyl 2-sulfotransferase-like: MLADRHEFTLISSDIHNKTRLTKREQENLIRNISTTPQPFLYTRHVHFLNFSRFRTDEPVHINVIRDPINRFLSNYFFRRFGDWRGEENHVVRTPGMKDDERYLDINTCILESYPECSNPRLFYIIPYFCGQHPQCREPGLWALETAKRNVLDHYLLVGVLEELEDVLLLLERLLPHFFSDVLNIYKSPGGSFERLVLESDPGAGVCTHRDLRGISLPFTCGLDLPGDIIRCDGEAEWETLYFGVDYRILSNGESSSLSNAKIGVTW, encoded by the exons ATGCTAGCCGACAGACATGAGTTCACCCTCATCTCCTCTGACATACACAACAAGACCAGGCTCACCAAACGGGAACAG GAAAATCTGATTAGAAACATCAGCACGACTCCTCAGCCATTTCTTTATACCCGACACGTGCATTTTCTCAATTTTAGCAG GTTCAGAACGGATGAGCCCGTGCACATCAACGTCATCCGAGATCCCATCAACCGGTTCCTGTCCAATTATTTCTTCCGCCGCTTCGGAGACTGGAGGGGTGAAGAGAATCACGTGGTCCGGACGCCTGGGATGAAAGACGACGAGAGATACTTG GACATCAACACGTGCATCTTGGAAAGTTACCCAGAATGCTCGAACCCCCGGCTCTTCTACATTATCCCGTATTTCTGTGGGCAGCATCCTCAGTGCAG AGAGCCAGGTTTGTGGGCTCTGGAGACGGCCAAGAGGAACGTTCTGGATCATTACCTGCTGGTAGGAGTGCTGGAGGAACTTGAAGATGTGCTGCTTCTGCTGGAGAGACTCCTTCCGCACTTCTTCTCTGACGTCTTGAACATCTACAAAAGTCCAG GAGGATCATTTGAG AGGCTCGTGCTGGAGTCTGACCCTGGAGCCGGGGTTTGCACTCACCGTGATCTTCGAGGCATAAGTCTGCCATTCACCTGCGGCCTGGATCTGCCCGGTGATATCATCAGATGTGACGGTGAAGCAGAGTGGGAAACTCTGTACTTCGGTGTTGACTACAGGATTTTATCCAATGGGGAAAGCAGCTCTCTTAGTAATGCAAAGATTGGCGTTACATGGTAA
- the LOC122324513 gene encoding uronyl 2-sulfotransferase-like, which produces MRNISTIPQPFLYTRHVHFLNFTRFRIEQPVYINIIRDPINRFLSNYFFRRFGDWRGEQNHLIRTPQMKDDERYLDINVCIMENYPECSNPRLFYIVPYFCGQHPQCREPGVWAVERAKQNVIENFLLVGILEELEDVLLLLERLLPHYFSDVLTIYKSPAFWKMGNLTGTVKKHMPTLEALQVLYQRMKYEYDFYNFIRDQFHLTKKKIGLKSASQNSAHEPDFLRELALRTHEPLEEEEEEEEEEDMGQEDANIWLVQP; this is translated from the exons ATGAGAAACATTAGCACTATTCCACAGCCTTTTTTGTACACCAGACATGTTCACTTTCTCAATTTCACAAG GTTTAGGATAGAACAGCCTGTCTACATAAACATCATCAGGGATCCTATTAACCGTTTCCTCTCCAATTACTTTTTTCGTCGTTTTGGGGACTGGAGAGGAGAGCAGAATCACTTGATCCGCACACCCCAGATGAAAGATGATGAGCGATATCTG GACATTAATGTTTGCATCATGGAGAACTACCCAGAGTGTTCTAACCCACGTCTCTTTtacattgttccatacttttgtGGACAACACCCTCAGTGCAG GGAGCCGGGTGTTTGGGCTGTGGAGAGGGCCAAACAAAACGTTATAGAGAATTTCCTACTTGTGGGAAttctggaggagctggaggatgTGTTGCTCTTGCTGGAGAGACTCCTACCTCACTACTTCAGTGATGTCCTAACCATCTACAAGAGTCcag CATTCTGGAAGATGGGGAACCTTACAGGCACAGTGAAGAAGCACATGCCCACTCTAGAGGCCCTACAGGTACTTTACCAAAGGATGAAGTATGAGTATGACTTTTACAACTTCATTCGTGACCAGTTTCATCTCACTAAGAAGAAGATCGGCCTCAAGTCTGCCTCCCAAAACTCTGCTCATGAACCTGACTTTCTCCGCGAGCTCGCCCTCAGGACCCATGAGCCtttggaggaggaggaggaggaggaagaagaagaggacaTGGGGCAAGAAGATGCCAACATCTGGTTGGTTCAGCCCTGA